A segment of the Yersinia rochesterensis genome:
CCAGAGGCAGCGGATAACAATGACGCCGCCAGAAATCGGCGCAAGCTTGCCGGCGTAATGGCAGTTCATCCTGCACCAAAGTTTGCTCAAATAAGATGCCAGATTCAAAAGCATTGTTAGCCAACATACGCTGACAAAAACCGTGAATAGTATAAATTGCAGCTTCATCCATCTGGCGCTCAGCCGCCAGCAATTGTGCTGCGGCCTCACTCAGATCAATGATTTCAGCTAATAAAGCCTGATGCATTGGGTCATAGCTGACTCCCCGTACGCAGGCGATACGCAACTCATGGATATTGTCACGAATTCGCCCTCTCAATTCTTCAGTTGCCGCCTCGGTAAAGGTCACTACCAAGATCTCTTCGACCATGAGAGGGCGACGAAACGCCGCCTCTCCACCTAATCCAAGCAGCAATCTGAGATAAAGAACCCCGATGGTAAAAGTCTTACCTGTACCGGCTGAGGCCTCAATTAGCCTCTCGCCATACAAGGGTAGCGTTAGCGGTTCCAGCCGCTGAGGAGTCATTGATGTCATGGAGCCAATACCTTCTGCGGCAAGGTTGCTTGCAAGGCTGAAGTTGTTGGGTAGGTCGTCCATCCTTTAAGCACCGCATATCCTCCCTCAGTTTGCCCTTGGCCTTTAACCTGAGAAAGCAGCGCCAAACCTTGTGGTTTAATAACAGCTTGCTGGAAGAAATCCGCCAATGCAGGGTTTGTCAACTGCTTCACTTGAGTAATCATTTTCTCGCGGCTATCAAAGGCAAAATTATTGCGATTAAAATCATTACTATAACGGCTGGCTTCTTCATCCAGCGTTTGTGGACGTTGCAGTAATTGGTTAATAAGTGCCTGTTTGTATTGTTCAAAATCAGCCGGTTTCATTTCACGCAACCGCTTCTCAGCTTGCGGATAAAACGCAAGATAGCGCTGGTAAAGATAATCAGGCTGTTTGCTATTACTTTGCAGTAAGAAACCTAAGCCCCATTGACGCCCAACTGACATTGGGAAGGCAAATACCGCGTAGCCGAGTTGCTCTGCTGTACGAAGCTGGTCATAGAACCACGGTTGAACAATCTGCCCCAGCAAAGCACTGCGCGCCATGCCCTCAATTTCTGTATAGCCGGTCGGCACATAGACGGCAGCCAGCGCCGCATCTGAGCTACTGCCAATCCGTTCCATGTTGGCAAGCTGAGCTTTATCAACAATAACATCCTCACCAGTCCACCAGATTGTCCCAGTCAAATTGAGTTGTTTTTTCAATGACTCGGCCAAGGAAGTTACCTGCTGGGCTGTCATATTACCCACCGCCAATACTTCTACCGCAGACTGTTTGAGCAAATCATCGCGATAGGTTATGACATCTTGCACACTGATGGTGTCTAGTAACTTACGCCGCTCGCTACGTTCTGAATAAGGAACATTAGACAGTAACTTGGCTGGCTGAATTGCCAACTCATAAGCTTTGCCTTTCTCGGCAATTTCCAGTTGTTCACGATACCAAGACTTAGCCTGTGCCAATTGATCTTTTGTCGGAGTGAAACTGGAGTAACCCTCCACCAAAGAAGTCAGCAACTGCGGCATCCGCTGTGTGAAGCCATTCGCACTGACATACAAACCATTATTCGGCGTAGTAGAGAAGCTAATCCCACCGATTGAGGCCTGATAACTCAGCTCATCAAGTGATAGTCCTGCCAGGTAATCAGTCAAAGCAAAAAGAACCTGATGACGAGCAGTATCCAGAGCATGTGGGTTACGGAAAGCAACAGAGATATCGGCTTTCGGTTCGTCAGCAAAATACTGACTTGGCATATAGAACACCCGCAGTCCCGGTTGTTCTGCCACTTGCTGTGGTCGGGTGATATTTTTATCAGCTTTGATTAAAGAGAAATCATCCGGAATATAGGGATTAAGTGCTGGTAAACTCAGCGTGATGTCTTTCCCCAACTTTTGCCATTCTTGCATCTCTTGTGGGCTGATTTTATTGACTTGATAAGGGGCATCAACAAAATAGGCGACTTTATTGTGGGGTTCTTCTGGGCTGACAAACCAAATACGCGCATTTTCCGGTGTCATCTCAGCCAGTCGCGCAGTAATGGCTTTCGGATCATAGTGATCAGCCAGATAAGGTGCATCCAGTACATGTGCAACAGGTACCCGCAACATCATATCTACCAGCCACTCGATGTAATCCATATCCCGAGTGATTGAGGGGTAGCGGAAATCCAAATTCAATACATGAGCAATTTCATCGAAATAGCTCTTTTTAATGCCGTCTTTGTGTAGCATGTTGATGTAATCAAAAATAGCGGCCACCACGACATCACGGTTTGCCAGACCTTTATCGGTAAGTGATACAGAAATAGAGAATACACCACCATTTCTATCCACCATCGGGTCAGCCCCGGCATTGATGGCATCAGCCAATCCTTGTTTTTGCAACCAGTCAGACAAAGTATCTTTGCTACGATTTCCTATCAAATAACTAATGTAGGTATCTGTTTTACTGCGGAATTCTGCACTATTATTCTCAATGCGGAATTCTACTTTTAGCTGCTTGCGAGGTTGGGCTGGAACATAATGAATAATAATGCCGGTTTGATCCGGAGTGACCGCAGGTACTGTAATCGCGGGTACTTTTGCGTCCCGATTAGGGATTCGACCAAAGGTATCAGCGGCTAATTGTGCCAACTTTTCTAAGGACTGATTGCTATACAGCACGCCCACCATCAGGTTAGCTGAGTAATAATGGTGATAGAAACTCAGTAGCTCATCATGTAATTTCCCGTCAGGTTTATCTTTCAGTGTGTCCAGATTTCCGCCGGAGAAACGCGCACTGGGGTGAGCCGGGTTTAAGGTTTCCGCATTCACTTGCGCCATACGCATACCATCGCGGGAGCGGGCCATCGTCAATTCAGCATTTACCGCATTACGTTCACGGTCGGCATTAATGGGGTCTAACAGCGGCTCAGCAATTGCATCAGCCAAACGGTCAACCGCCGGGGCCAATGCATCATTTTCAATTTCAAGATAATAAGCGGTTCGATAAGAAGCCGTGCTAGCGTTATGGCTACCACCATGCTTTTTCAAGAATTCAGAGAAACTGCCGGGTTCAGGGAAACGTTTAGAGCCCATCAATAACATATGTTCTAAATAATGAGCTAATCCCAATTGATTATTAGGGTCTTCCAAAGATCCAACAGGCAATGCCAAGGCAGCTAAGGATTTGGGTGCTTGCTCATCAGAAACCAACAACACGGTCATACCATTAGGCAATTTTATTGCCTGATATTTGCGCAGGTCGTGTTCACTTTTATGAATAGCTTCTGCCAGTGGTTGCCATGCAGGAGTGTCAGCCCAACTCAGTGGGGCCAGCAAACCTAATAAGAAAAATATGCCAATAATGCGGGCAAACTGTTTATGCATTCCGTTTCTCCCCTAACCCCTTAAAGTTGCCGCTAAAACGTGTATCCGGCTTCTTGTATACAATATGTATGAAAATCTTGTTTAGTCATGTGTAGCTATCACGCCTTATTATGGCGGGCTATTGGTAATAAATAACGTTCAGTTTCGTGTAATATCATATCGAGATGTTGATTATCCATCAGGCGGAATACTCTTTGTATATAGTTATCCTCACCTTCCCCGGCAATCCGTTGGTCACCTTGCCAAACCTGTAAAAGTTTCATTCGAGCTTTGGTTTGTGTTTCTTCATCCCACAAAATTTGACCAGATTCGCTATCAAAACACTGACTCAACCAAGCCCA
Coding sequences within it:
- the ptrA gene encoding pitrilysin; its protein translation is MHKQFARIIGIFFLLGLLAPLSWADTPAWQPLAEAIHKSEHDLRKYQAIKLPNGMTVLLVSDEQAPKSLAALALPVGSLEDPNNQLGLAHYLEHMLLMGSKRFPEPGSFSEFLKKHGGSHNASTASYRTAYYLEIENDALAPAVDRLADAIAEPLLDPINADRERNAVNAELTMARSRDGMRMAQVNAETLNPAHPSARFSGGNLDTLKDKPDGKLHDELLSFYHHYYSANLMVGVLYSNQSLEKLAQLAADTFGRIPNRDAKVPAITVPAVTPDQTGIIIHYVPAQPRKQLKVEFRIENNSAEFRSKTDTYISYLIGNRSKDTLSDWLQKQGLADAINAGADPMVDRNGGVFSISVSLTDKGLANRDVVVAAIFDYINMLHKDGIKKSYFDEIAHVLNLDFRYPSITRDMDYIEWLVDMMLRVPVAHVLDAPYLADHYDPKAITARLAEMTPENARIWFVSPEEPHNKVAYFVDAPYQVNKISPQEMQEWQKLGKDITLSLPALNPYIPDDFSLIKADKNITRPQQVAEQPGLRVFYMPSQYFADEPKADISVAFRNPHALDTARHQVLFALTDYLAGLSLDELSYQASIGGISFSTTPNNGLYVSANGFTQRMPQLLTSLVEGYSSFTPTKDQLAQAKSWYREQLEIAEKGKAYELAIQPAKLLSNVPYSERSERRKLLDTISVQDVITYRDDLLKQSAVEVLAVGNMTAQQVTSLAESLKKQLNLTGTIWWTGEDVIVDKAQLANMERIGSSSDAALAAVYVPTGYTEIEGMARSALLGQIVQPWFYDQLRTAEQLGYAVFAFPMSVGRQWGLGFLLQSNSKQPDYLYQRYLAFYPQAEKRLREMKPADFEQYKQALINQLLQRPQTLDEEASRYSNDFNRNNFAFDSREKMITQVKQLTNPALADFFQQAVIKPQGLALLSQVKGQGQTEGGYAVLKGWTTYPTTSALQATLPQKVLAP